A genomic stretch from Oreochromis niloticus isolate F11D_XX linkage group LG11, O_niloticus_UMD_NMBU, whole genome shotgun sequence includes:
- the LOC102081247 gene encoding zinc finger protein 92: protein MHSLKAFLSERLMVAAEEIFGAVEKTIAEYKEELCRSKDLEISRLRLELKLLKSEPPSDKCLAAQLLQQTYHHHRPSPPPPPLQSDPAVDASEPEAEPEQCEEEEEDGGSSMGQMDEEHPETSEVKKEEQQKSHRDFWMGHDADQLEALESDIKDFISSPSSLKASLQDQALHFHHYHHHHHLHGNEEGKDKPYSCSVCEKRFSNCSHLAAHIRTHTGERPYRCEICSKTFITTSALNRHQTIHTEGKHFVCNCCGKSFKWMESLGRHVRSVHKRENVVQDP, encoded by the exons ATGCATTCACTGAAAGCTTTTCTGAGCGAGAGGCTGATGGTGGCCGCGGAGGAGATATTTGGAGCGGTTGAAAAGACAATAGCCGAATACAAAGAGGAGCTCTGTCGTTCAAAAGATCTGGAAATCAGCCGTCTCAGATTGGAGCTGAAGCTTCTCAAGTCAG AGCCTCCATCAGACAAATGTCTTGCAgcccagctgctgcagcaaacCTATCACCACCACcgtccttctcctcctcctcctcctcttcagtcaGACCCTGCAGTGGATGCTTCTGAGCCTGAGGCCGAGCCTGAGCAgtgcgaggaggaggaggaggatggaggcAGCAGCATGGGGCAGATGGATGAGGAGCATCCAGAGACCTCAGAGGTAAAAAAGGAGGAGCAGCAAAAGAGCCACAGGGACTTCTGGATGGGTCACGATGCTGACCAGCTCGAAGCCCTCGAGTCAGACATCAAAGACTTCATCTCCTCTCCTTCCAGTCTGAAAGCCAGTCTGCAGGACCAAGCCTTACATTTCCACCAttaccaccatcaccaccacctccACGGCAACGAGGAGGGCAAAGACAAGCCCTACAGCTGCTCCGTCTGTGAAAAACGCTTCAGTAACTGCTCCCACCTGGCAGCTCACATCAGGACTCACACGGGAGAGAGGCCGTACAGGTGTGAAATATGCAGCAAGACCTTCATCACGACTAGCGCTCTGAACAGACATCAGACGATCCACACCGAGGGGAAACACTTTGTGTGTAACTGCTGTGGCAAATCCTTCAAATGGATGGAGTCTCTCGGCAGACACGTTAGAAGTGTGCACAAGAGGGAGAATGTGGTTCAGGATCCATGA
- the tpi gene encoding triosephosphate isomerase B, with translation MTRKFFVGGNWKMNGDKKSLGELIQTMNGAKVDPNVEVVCGAPSIYLDFVRSKLDPKFGVAAQNCYKVPKGAFTGEISPAMIKDCGVNWVILGHSERRHVFGESDELIGQKTAHALENGLGVIACIGEKLDEREGGITEKVVFAQTKVIADNVKDWSKVVLAYEPVWAIGTGKTASPQQAQEVHDKLREWLKTNVSEAVANSVRIIYGGSVTGGTCKELASQKDVDGFLVGGASLKPEFIDIINAKA, from the exons ATGACCAGAAAATTCTTCGTTGGTGGAAACTGGAAGATGAACGGCGACAAGAAAAGCCTGGGGGAGCTTATCCAGACCATGAACGGAGCCAAGGTGGACCCCAATGTCG AGGTGGTGTGCGGCGCTCCATCGATCTACCTGGACTTTGTCAGGTCCAAGCTGGACCCCAAGTTCGGTGTGGCTGCTCAGAACTGCTACAAAGTTCCCAAGGGTGCCTTCACTGGGGAGATCAG CCCTGCGATGATCAAGGACTGCGGTGTGAACTGGGTGATCTTGGGACACTCCGAGAGGCGCCACGTCTTTGGAGAGAGTGATGAG CTGATTGGTCAGAAGACTGCTCACGCTCTGGAGAACGGCCTTGGCGTGATCGCATGCATTGGCGAGAAGCTGGATGAGAGGGAGGGAGGCATCACTGAGAAGGTCGTCTTTGCTCAGACCAAGGTCATCGCAG ACAATGTAAAGGACTGGAGCAAGGTCGTGCTGGCCTACGAGCCCGTGTGGGCCATTGGCACTGGGAAAACCGCCTCCCCACAGCAG GCTCAGGAAGTTCATGATAAACTGAGGGAGTGGCTGAAGACCAACGTCTCTGAGGCCGTAGCCAACTCTGTGAGGATCATCTACGGAG GTTCTGTCACTGGTGGTACCTGCAAAGAACTTGCCTCCCAGAAGGATGTTGATGGTTTCCTCGTAGGCGGAGCCTCCCTGAAGCCAGAGTTCATCGACATCATCAACGCCAAGGCATAA
- the LOC100690935 gene encoding triosephosphate isomerase B — translation MTRKFFVCGNWKMNGSKKSIGELIQTLNTAKLDPNVEVVCAAPAIYLELTRSELDPKFSVAAQNCYIVPSGGFTGEISPAMIKDCGMDWVILGHSTRRHIFGESNEFIGQKIAHAQENDLGVIVCIGETREEKEKGITDQVIFAQMKAIADNVKDWNKVVLAYEAGWAIGTGNAASPQHVQQIHAKVREWLKNNVSEAVANSVRIIYGGSVRGDTCRELAAQKDIDGFIVGKGSLKPEFVDIVNAKA, via the exons ATGACCAGAAAGTTCTTTGTTTGTGGAAACTGGAAGATGAACGGCAGCAAGAAAAGCATCGGGGAGCTCATCCAGACCCTGAACACTGCCAAGCTGGACCCCAATGTCG AGGTGGTGTGTGCTGCTCCAGCCATCTATCTTGAACTGACCAGGTCCGAACTGGATCCCAAGTTCAGCGTGGCTGCTCAGAACTGCTACATAGTTCCCAGTGGTGGCTTCACTGGAGAGATCAG CCCTGCGATGATCAAGGACTGTGGTATGGACTGGGTGATCCTGGGACACTCTACGAGGCGCCACATCTTTGGAGAGAGTAATGAG TTCATTGGTCAGAAGATAGCGCACGCTCAGGAGAACGATCTCGGCGTGATCGTCTGCATCGGAGAGACGCGggaagagaaggagaaaggCATCACAGATCAGGTCATCTTTGCTCAGATGAAAGCCATCGCAG ACAACGTAAAGGACTGGAACAAGGTCGTGCTGGCCTATGAGGCTGGGTGGGCCATTGGCACTGGGAACGCTGCCTCTCCACAACAT GTGCAGCAGATTCATGCCAAAGTGAGGGAGTGGCTGAAGAACAACGTGTCTGAGGCCGTAGCCAACTCTGTGAGGATCATCTACGGAG GTTCTGTGAGAGGTGATACCTGCAGAGAACTTGCCGCCCAGAAGGACATTGATGGTTTCATTGTGGGCAAAGGCTCCCTGAAGCCAGAGTTCGTCGACATCGTCAACGCCAAGGCATAA